Sequence from the Nasonia vitripennis strain AsymCx chromosome 5, Nvit_psr_1.1, whole genome shotgun sequence genome:
AGCTCTCGGTTGCGTAACACGAGAGCGAATTCGCGTGGTAAAGAGAGTTGAGCGAGGCCCGAGATAAATAATAACCTTGCCAGCCGATTTCTCGCCGATAACCGGTAATTGAAAAATCGGGTGTATACACTCGGCTTTATCAGCGGAATCGTCCTTGCCCGCGTCAGTGCCGCGGCCGCATTGAATCACCCGATTTATTTCTCAACCAAAGTGTGAGTAAAAAATTCTATACTCACACTCACCGGTGGTACGGACGTCTTAGGTTTGGCCCTCTGCGTGGGCGGCCTGCTGATGCCGTTTGTCTTGCTGCAGATTCCGCAGGCGTTGCACAAGTAAGTGGTGCCGTCCCTCCTCCACAGTGGAGTCGTATGAGCTCCGCAGTTGACGCACTCCCTGCCGATTTCCGCGCCGGGACCATCGAAGGTGTCCTCGGCACTGGTCAGAATCGGATTGGGCGTCCAGGGCGAGGTGGGCCCGTTGGTGACGTAAGAGCCACCGGAGAACATGATGCTGTTGGGATCGGTAGCAGCGGCCACGGCCGCGGCTGAGATCGGTACCGCTCCGTAGCCCTGCGCGTAGTCGAATCCTGGCGGAGGTGAAGGGCCCGTTGACTGGGCCCAGTACTGGTCGTTCGTCGGCTTGATGAACTGACAACCGCCGGGATAGCCGTTTATCTGTGACGGCGAGGACGGCTGCTCGTATTGGAAAGACGTGCGCATAAGCGACGAGGAAGTGAGGGTCGGGTCCGATTTTATGTACACGTTCGTCGCGTGGTCGATCTGGGCAGTtgtagaagaagaaaaatcgttGATTTGGGTTTACGTTATACAGGGGGACGATAGGTGACGGTATCGATTTCTATCTGTGCATGACTCACTCGGTGAATTCGAAACAGGTACCGCACTGATTTTTATGTGACAGCGATAACGCGCGTATAAAGTTACTCACCTCGCCGCCTCTCGCTTGACTAGATATAGGACAAAGAACGATCTCCGGGTGCTTGTGGTAGCCGTAACTCGTCGGTACTTGCTGGAACGCCTCGGTGGTGATGTACTGGGTGGTGTAAGGTACCGCTGGGGTCGGCGCTAGAGGAACCGTCTCCAGAGTGGTGTACGTGCTGGACTGCTTGAGGTTCTCCGCGGCGACGCTGACCTCGGCGCTGTACTTGATGCTGGCACCGTCGGTATAGGCGACCaggtgttgctgctgctgctgtcctgACCTGATGACGTCGAGCGGCGGAGAGTAGTTCTGACCTGGAGAGCTGAGCTGTTGGTTGCCGGGTGTCTGGGAGACCAGGGACTGGGCCTCGTAGGTCTCCGAAGCAACGGGTGAGGTCTGGTAACGCTGCTGGTGTTGCTGTGGGTCTTGTGGGACCTGGTCGTGGGGACTGTAACGTTGAGGGGGAACTGACTggcgttgttgttgctgctgctgctgctggtgctctTGGACGGCGATGACGTGAGCGTCTCGGGCTCGAAGCTGACTCTCGCTGTAGGCCACGTACGTCACGCCGTCGACCTCTACGCGATCCGGCGCTGGCGTCTCGTACCTGGTAAGGTAGATGACATTTTGTGTGGTGAGTCTGTCTATTGCTGCGCATTTATCATTACTAGAAAAGCAATTGAGTGGGACGGTATGCGAATTTTAGTATTAATTTTCCTGTCGGAGGTCGTTGGACGGCGGACATGAAATGGAATCAGTGTACGAGCGCTCTGAACTCCGAAACGTGTGAATTATTTTCCACATCAGGACTCAGAATGCACTAAAAAACCACATAAAAATCCAAACTCACCTAGTCCTCTCCTCAACGTTCAAAGTGATGGTCCCCTCGGTAGTCTCAGCCCCGTCGACCTGCATCTCTTGTCCATTACTCGTCGCGTAGATCAcgtgctgctgttgcttctGCTCGACGACTCTCTGCTGGTCATCGGGACTGTGTTCATGGGACATCTGTATGCGGTACTGCTGCTGATGTGGCTCCTCCGTGTACGGCGGCGGTGGCTCCTGGTTCTCCTGTTTTATGGAcctcgactgctgctgctgctgttggacaatgtgctgctgctgctgctgctgcaggtcaGTTTGTCCATTCTCGGGTGAATTCGGCGCGGATTCGACGCGAGTCTCGATTATACCAGTCGCGGTGATGGTTCGCACGTGCCGACGGCTGGTTATCACACTTCGCGGGCTTTCCACGGGCGATTGCTGCTGCGGCTCCTGATGGGGCGAGCCTTCCTCCTGCTGATGGTTCTCCCACTCGAGCTTCACGTCTTGCTTCTGTAGGTTTTCCTTCATCGTGTCCTGGAATTGGAAAAACTGGGACTTTACTTTTTTGGGGGCTCCGGATTGATGGATGAAAAGTTGAGTATCGCATTCAGATCCTAATCGCTGCGGTAATTGCTATATTTTTACATCGATCGATAACGATTTGTGCAATAAAGATCGAAGCCATTTTTCAGAAATACCCACAGCTACGTGTCTGCCGCGGACGTCAAGAGTCTAGAGAGAATCGAGGCAAGTAGGACAGGAACAAAGACTCGCACCGCACTTATGACATCAAAGGATCTCGGAAGGAGTCATCGCGTCGTTTTCCGGACGTTCGACgcaataacgcgcgcgcgtgtatagccAATTCGGCATTGGCCCCCGTCATTGTTGCGAAACTATTGTTCGCGAAAGACGAGCCTACTTTACGATTTCGTCTTCTATTtcctcgtcgtcatcgtcgtttGAAGGAAACCGATCGAAACTGGATATTTACCTTCTCGCCGCGATAAAGACTTATAAAATACACGGAGCGAATCGGTAGCCCTCGGCCGCGTCACGATCGCACATATTTACGAAAAGTCCTCTATATCTGCACTACATATCGCAGCGCGCCGTATACTTTCGCTGCGATGCGCGCGTTCAAGTCCTCTGTTTGAAGAGCGACGCGTCTCGCTCTTGCTGTCGCATTAGTCACTGTCCGATGTACAGCGGAGACTTTATGCTGCGCCGAGACGTCGTTTACCGATACGAAAGAATGTCGTATATGAAATTCGCGAGATTTTTAAACATCGACCCGCCAAATTCTAAGGACCTAACGTCGCCCATAATCGTCCCATTAAGAATAGCGATACGTGGTGAACGGCACGCGACACACGTTAAACGCATCGGCTCTCGCGTGACGGCAAAGCGAGCCGACACACCTCGTCCGTCTCGAGAAAAATGTGAGAGATCTATTTgctctcctcgcgcgcgagcgcgagcgctcgTCACTTCCGCTCGGCAATGTCAAGTTTCGActtccgccgccgccgttagAGAATCGCCTCTCTCGACTCTCTTTCTGTACAATGGAATTTCCTTCCCTTTGTTTTCCCTTTCTAATACGCGTACCTATAACACCTATGTACATTTTTCGGTCCTCGAGctgctcttcttcttttcgagAGGCTCTTGGATATGATATGTGTGTCTAGAATTTTGGGGCTTTGAGAGAATACACCGTTGAGATAAAGGCTTGAACTTGTGAGATTATAGTTTCGAATCACGATTCtcataatattattatcaacGTTGATAACATTATAGCCGCGATTGCCATACGATTAAGTATATTCTATATCGTAGATAATATGCATTTTATCGCGTGTTCGTATACACCTCTATGTTTATACGCTCGCACTCGCAGCTGATCCTTTCCGAATTCACGAtttatttacgaaaaaaagaACTCGACTCTCCAAtagtataaattttactcCGAAGTCTCTCTCTACCGTCGAAAAAAGGTCCAGAGGGACTCGCGCGCGTAAACAATACACCTACACATACAGACTCTTTATACACGCTTAGAAGAACAAAACGGCGATCCCGGTTTTTTTTCGAAAGTCGAATACTTTTTATGTTCAAATGTATATGAGCTCTAAACGTCTCGCGTCAATGGGACACACACGTGGAGCTTATTAATGCACCGCCGCCCGGGCCCTCGCGAGTATCACATTGTTCTCGCATTCCTTTTTttcggaggaagaagaagaagaagaagcagttCGTCAATGAAATTTCGGTGCTAGCGGTATACGCTTATGTAAAGCAGACAGACACACACTAATTTACACACTTTCGGGAGGAAGAATCGGATTGTCGCGGCATTTATGTGCGCCTCGGgagacttttttttaatattgtcGCGCATTATTGTGTGAAATGAAAATATAGCTGCACTTTAGCGATTttagaagagagaaaaattaccTCGATCGGTGTCAGCCTCATCGAACAGGCCTATGTCGACTCCTTTCTAGCGATATCAAACTATATCTCAACCGTCGCTTATATTATCACACAGATCGGCAAGGATCGTCTCTGCCGATTTTTCTCCGCACTCGATATACCGCAGCCAAAGTACAGAgacgaaatttaaaaaaaatcgtcagTCTCGCGCCATGAAGAAGCAGCAGAAGTACAGACAGTCGGCGGCGGAGCGTCGAAGTGCCGGCTTCGGAGCACGAATTCAAACTGAAGAAAAATAGCCGCCGCAAGGGGCAGATAAGAGGCTCGCCGCGTGGAGGTGGAAAAATGGCAGAGCCTATACCTGCGCCTCGGTATACACAGCGCGAGGCGCTGCAGctgagcggagagagagagagagagagagagagagagagagagagagagagagagagagagagagagagagagaaacgaggagagaaaaacaaaGTGTGTGTGATAGGAGAGAAGACaacaagaaagagagagagagagagagagagagagagagagagagagagagagagagagagagggagatgatgatgatggtgatGTGTCCGGCCTGGAACGTCCCCTCGATGCTTATTGGTCAGTCGGCGTTTTCCACTCGGTTTTGTTGCTGCCTGTATTATGCgacgaatgatttttttttccttcttttttagGAGAGGCGTCTAGACGCACCGATGCGGTTAATTGGGACGATTGAGCAAGAGGCGGAGGGTATCGGAGAGAGATGGATTTTTGTGAGTATAGTTTCAGAGACTGGTGCGGAGCTCGTTATAACTGCAGGTATATATGGCTTATATAGCAGCCAATAAAGAGTTATCTGCGTTAAATCAGTTTGCGGGGATTCTGCGGCTGGGATTAGTCTCGTTTTGCATTgtctgtatttttattttgcttataCAGCTGCTAATAAACTCTAGCGTATAATCGGGCAGCTATAATCTTCATTGTTGCAGACTATATTTTCAAGGCATGAGTGTCAAATCGAATGTCTGCAGTAACGCGAGGTCAGACTCGACGAGCGAATTTGCAGCTTAAGCGTTAACAAAAAGCACAAGGAAAAACTTTTACACGTCTTCACTGCTAAGTTAATAATATCCAGTCGCTCGAGGCAGCGTATTTTCCGCAAACACCAGCTTATACAAAAATCTTCAAACGTTATAACTTCAAACATGCGCTAAGCTCGTCGGCGATCGCAATCGCGTCAAAATCTCTCTTACTTCGACTTCGCACCACGCGTTTTTTCCAATTAACCCTTATCGCCGCTCGCAATCAAACCCgactatgaaaaaaaaaaaaaaaatacgtacaCGTACACGTCGCACACCTGCGAGCACTGAAAAATCCAAACAgcggaaaaagcgcgcgcggcgcgttcGAAAATAAAATCCTCGCCTTCTGCACTTCGATTTTCacctacacacacatacatacaccgCGACGAGGGGataagagagagatagaaagagaagaagcgtaaaatataaaatcgccGTGCGGCTCGTGATTGACACAAGCTGGGCGAGCGCGCGGGGCTGCGGGGGGAGAAGCGTTGTTTGCACGCGTTGATAAGATTTAAGCGCGCGccgggaagagagagagagagagagagagagagagagagagagagataagggAAGGCGAGCTATATATGTCATCCGGTGCCATCGTGTCGCAGCAATGTAATGCAGTCGCTGTACGCGGGGGACGCCATTTTGCCTCTCGCGCTCTAATAATGCGTGTAATGCGGCTGTAtgtgccgagagagagagagagagagagagagagagagagagagagagagagagagaagagcgtaTGTGTGCGAGGGGTTTATGAGTGCGCCGCGTTTGCTCTCTCGTGGCTTTTTTCGGAGGTGCAACGCACGCGGCTTATTTATAGGTGTTTATAAGTAGgtttgttttaatattttttttagatagagATTTTGAAGGATAGGATCGTTGCTCGATTGTTGATGGGAGGAAAAACGTTTTATGGAGCAAAGGGTGTACTAAATTTCATGAGGAAAAAATCGATCGCTTGCGAGTGGATTCTTGCAAAATCTCATGAAAAACCTTCAAAAGTCTTATGCAACAACAataagtttattaaaaatcaatccTATACACATTTTTCTACAATGTTGtacacaataaaaaatatcgccATACTATCAGTCTACAAAGGGTCGAGCGCCCCGTGCGCGCCAAAAACAGGGCTATGACTCACCCCTCGCAACGgacgcgcacacgcgcgcggctcaaTAATAGAGCGGTGTACGAGCCTCGTCCTCGCTCTAACGCGCAAACAGGAGCCTCCCCGCAGTTAGCGAAGTGTCGAATCCCGGAGCCGTAGGGCGTGAATCAGCTCACGCGCGTGCGTCATGACTCGATGTTTGCGCTACCGACGCCCCGCCGCAGGGGACTCCGTTTTACTTGTGCCGACTGGATATTCTATGGGGTATTGTGGTGTTGACCGGTCGCTGACGATTTATACTTGTTTGCGCCTTTTCACCGGCGTGAATGGCGTTAGAAAGTTTTTGGAGATAAGGTAGTTGCACGGAGCGCTTATGACTCGTTTGATAATTGCGCGCGCTGTTTGCGACGTTGACGGAAAATTAGTGGAGATCTctgtggtttttgattttttcgaTGGAAAATTAGGTAATTTGGATTTTTGCAGTTATATATGAGGAcgtgaaaattataaattcaaattttttatcgtttcAATAGAAAAATCAGGCCTGAGAAGCGccgaaaaaatgtattaaaattaactgcgttcatttttatttgactaaaattatattttcacgCGACGATTTTCcgataaaactataaaatttatttttcaagttaCAATCCGATACGTCAACAAACCCCTATACATGCCCCCAAAACTTCGTGCATACACCGCGTCTTAGCTCGCACTCATCTTCAGTGGCTCTCTTTTTTATCAGAGAAATGTATAAGAAAACCAACACGAAGCTCACCCACACAGCCAAAAAAAATTCTCACGTATCGTCTCGGCTCGTCTCAATCAATAAATCCGGTATCCactatctctctctcaggTGTTTGTAAAACGGCTCTTGTCTCTCCGTCGAGTTTCTATATCCCAAAATACATGCATATAGCGTACACACACGGGGGCACGATACTTTGGACGTCGTCGAAAAAAATCTACCTGATTCCTGTGCAGTCTACTTCTTCGAGTTATCTGTCGCGTCTCTACGGCTCTGTGAGAAAATCGTAATCGCGCCGGCTCGATAAGTTTGTGTACATATACGGGAGGACGTTTTTCCAGATCTATGTGTGCGCGTTGTATctgagaaaattgaaaaaaattgtaaattttattcaCGCGACGAAAGAACAGCCGCGCGAATGCGAAATTCGTGTTCGTCGTACGAGCTGTGTAATCTCTGCACAGTCTTGAGATAACTcatcttgttttatttttttattgtatgtataaatatagaaaatcgattttggcgGTGACAGAGACGTATTGGCGCGTTATCGATGAAGTATTTAGAATTCAAAGTACGTTTATGGCTCCGATGGATATCTCTAGTCTACATCTACGACATACTGACCGACAAACTCTAAAAAGCGCAAAACCTATTCACTACAACTTTCAGcctgaaaaatttcaaattaattcCAACCTCATACAGCTCTAGTATCTCCAGGGAATCAACACCGGCTACAATGTACGCGATCGATAACCTCCGATATCGGCACTAATCGCGATAACACCACAACGTCGACAACACGCTCTTCCTCACCCCATCGAACGCAGCCCAATCCCACCCTCGCATATCTCTcctcctaaaaataaaaaaataaaacgaaaagCCTCGAGAAAGCGGATCAGCGACCTGCGGAATATACAATCGAGCGAGATATGGGCACAGGTGTTtcgttcgcgcgcgacgacgacgcgccgATTCCgacgagctctctctctctctctctctctctctctctctctctctctctctctctctctctcgtgtataTGTGTCGGAGGGGCGCGACTCGCCGCCGAAGAATTACTCTTACTCCCGCTGTCAAAATAAACGGCACTATCGCGATTTATCTCGTTTCCCATGATAATAAGAGATAAAACTGCATCATTACATTAGCTATTATCAGCTAAAATGATAATTTCCAGTCGCTGGTACACCCGACCAGACCAGCCGCGAGCACCAGCAGTCAGCGCTTGCGGCGAGTCGTGGATGGGGCTGtgctaccgctgctgctgatttTTTTCCTTAAAGTATATTGTACAGATTAGCTATAGGTGTGATTCGTCGAGGGATAGGAATGTGCGGATTATTTTAGTGTCGGCCGAGTGCTCCTGGAAGTgttgttttatatatttttgcgACGGCTTACGTATATCGagtgccgagagagagagagagagagagagagagagagagagagagagagacgtgtgAACGATCAGCTTTTAATTGCTGGACTTTGAACTGAGGAAGTGTACACACACATCACGTGCCACGTACTCGACGATTTTATgtaattaaagaaattcagtCTCGACGGCTCTGTGAAGTGTTCAATCGCTGGAAATAAAAAGTGCTCTTCTTATATccgatattatttattttactggAAATTCAACCTGTTCTCTCTTCAAAATCTAGAGCATCGTTTCTTTGCATCGGAATATATTTTAGTGGAAGCATGAGTCACTATCGACGCGtatatttttctctatacAATAAACGGCTCGATcgcatattatatttttaataataaattcccAACTTAATCCTTAAACGATGAACAAAGAGCACCAAGTGCATTCATCATTCGcgcgtataataaaaatacgcgcgcgcgcgcggcagatCTTAAGCGCTTAACCTTCGAACAACTTTGAAATGTTATCCTTATTGTTTGCAGCGTACGTAAGTACACCAACGATCGCGTTCCGCTTAAAATAAAGCCGATTTTTCCGAATCTTGCACAAGAGTTGCTCTATCCACACGCTGAGACTCGTcgaaaaaaactaaaatgaaaaaatcataGACACACGAGTGCAGGAGGAAAATCGCGCAATAAAACGCGGGCGTTCCGCGAACGCTTGTTCGCGCCGCGGGGCGGCATTTTTCGAATAGCGCTCATTGGGTTGTCGCGACGGCGGCAATGGcgtctttttaaaaagttcctctctctcgagtGCCGTACTTGCGTCATCGCTTGAATCAGTAAATCCCGTGCGCCATCTTATCACCCACACACGTATGCCCCGATCGTCGCTCtctgtatatgtgtgtgtgtgtgtaatagaGATGTAGGCGCAGATAAGGTGAAGCAGaaatatttttcgatgctATCGTCGACGTGACGGACGCTGCGCCGATATCTTGAGATTATATCGATCGGCCGATCGATCGAAAACACGATCGGacgttttatataaatatgcgtGTGCTGGTATAGGTATAGGGTTATACGTATCGTTGCGTAATTACCGCGTGAGCCGGCGATGCGCCTCGCGCGGCTTTTTATATGAGGTTACAATGTAAAATTCCATGATTGAGCCGCCGCTGCGACAAGAGATCGGgaataaatattgatttatgTGCGCACCGCCGCCGCGAACGATATTTGCGTGACGATTTTATTTTCCTGTGTACCACTTATATTACGCGAGAATCGATGAAGAAAATTTTAACGGAATTTATTTAGCTTTACTAGACTTGGAAGCTTGACTCACACGAACGAAaagcgaaacaaaaaaaaatgtaacacATAGCTGAGTCATACCAGAGCACTTACTCCAGAAATCCAGCTCCGCTTCAAGTTCAGAGAGCATTTTTCTTAAAGCACACGTCAAACACGCGCATATTGCCTGTTTGCGCAAGAAGAGCTGCGCAAGTGTCGCGAGCATTGAAAAGTTTACGATGTAAGTCCCCCCACGTGCGTCTGTGTGCGCTGCGGCTGCGattcgagaaaaaagaattttattgTGCCCACAATAGAgggtttctctctttctcgaatcTATGCatcactcgcgcgcggcttagAGAGCGCTTATTGCGAAAATTTACAagcggatttttttttcaaagttactgCTCCGCAGGGCAATTCGCCTTATGGAGAActgagagcaagagagagcaAACAGATAATTCAGTTCGTCATCGTGTACGTGCCTGTTCGTGTCGTCGTACTCTCGGCCGAAAAAAAGTTTAAGGGAAGgtcgacgatttttttttctttataatcTCTGCAGAATATTTCGATGCCAGCGTGCAGAGTTTGCGGCGATGACTACCAGCATCGGAATGATTTACGCATCCGACTAATGGAGAAATTCATAAGAGACATGCGGGCCGAGAAGAAAATCTAATAGCTCGAAAGATTCTTACGCGGTTCGATCGGAACGAAGTCGAATCAACCGAAACTCGGCTACGCGCGTGTATTCGTTTCTCCTGAAAAGTCTGCGCGCTTATTTGCTTTAGAGAACTGCTTCCAAGCGAGCGATTATTGCACGTAAATACGAGTCCAAGGACattaatgaattatttaaagaatTATATACCGATTCCGTTCCGCATACGACGTTCGCATTCGATTTTCCTAGCGGTTgcagaaaaaagctctcgccgCGGCGGCGTCATATCGATCTCTTTCCCCCGAGCAAACGCTCGCCGTTATCGTCTAACGACTTAATTTTCATTATCTACTACGTATTGTAATCTGCACCTACGATTCcctaatcattaataaaacattttatcAAGCAGCCCGCAGGCATCAGTGTATCTCCCGACGCTCGGATCGCGAGAGCCGAAAAACGACCGTCGTCGGCGCATGTAGAGGATCGTGAATAGTTTTTCGCGCGACTTTGTGCAGTGTGAAACGTTTTTATCTCTATTCCAGTCGTGCGTGATTTATTCGAGAGGAAATCCCTCGGAGGAGGCAGAGTATAACGATGGAGAAATTTCGTTCGAACTGTATGTACGTAgctgtagagagagagagagagagagagagttgaaaTCGGTTGGGTCTTGTGTGCATTGGAGAGCGATTTGTTGTCtatgaattttatatgcaaagTATATACAATAAAACGATACGATGTGAACAAGCTTGCTCGATTTTTTCATTACCTTCTCTGAAAATTCATCGTTACGATCGTTCTCGATTTCTAATAAAGATCGGTATACACGAGGCGCGAGAACACACAGGTGGGACGAAATTTCACGCGGCGCGACTCTTTCTCCTCGTTTTCATTAatattcgcgcgctcgcgagtgtGTAGTGTTTGGACATTTAAACAAACAGCGCACGCAGCCTAATATGAGTTTTTTTCCGTCGTACATGCACGACAGAGCTTCGCGAcgggtatatgtatataagttTCGTCGTGGCTCGATTTTCGGCTCGCAACCGCCTGCACGAAAAGACACCTGTGTTTTTCACGAATGATTGTGACCCGGGCCTACTGCATATATATGCTCAGCTTCCAGCTTAAATATTCCGGCTGAATAACGCTTTGTTCGCCGTGTGCGTCGagagcgctctctctctctctctctttctctctatctctctctctctctctctctctctctctctctctctctctctctctctctcgctcgcttgtCTGTGTGTACTTTGGAAGTAGAAATTCGAGTAGCGCGATGTAGTCTCGTGGATTATTTCAGTATGCGAGAAATCGGTTAACCTAATAAAACGATAGGAGTACGTGAAATAGCGGCGAACACGTGGAGACGACGATATCGAATTTAGCGACAGCAAAA
This genomic interval carries:
- the LOC100124020 gene encoding putative mediator of RNA polymerase II transcription subunit 12 isoform X10, with protein sequence MRLTPIEFFQFQDTMKENLQKQDVKLEWENHQQEEGSPHQEPQQQSPVESPRSVITSRRHVRTITATGIIETRVESAPNSPENGQTDLQQQQQQHIVQQQQQQSRSIKQENQEPPPPYTEEPHQQQYRIQMSHEHSPDDQQRVVEQKQQQHVIYATSNGQEMQVDGAETTEGTITLNVEERTSNDKCAAIDRLTTQNVIYLTRYETPAPDRVEVDGVTYVAYSESQLRARDAHVIAVQEHQQQQQQQQRQSVPPQRYSPHDQVPQDPQQHQQRYQTSPVASETYEAQSLVSQTPGNQQLSSPGQNYSPPLDVIRSGQQQQQHLVAYTDGASIKYSAEVSVAAENLKQSSTYTTLETVPLAPTPAVPYTTQYITTEAFQQVPTSYGYHKHPEIVLCPISSQARGGEIDHATNVYIKSDPTLTSSSLMRTSFQYEQPSSPSQINGYPGGCQFIKPTNDQYWAQSTGPSPPPGFDYAQGYGAVPISAAAVAAATDPNSIMFSGGSYVTNGPTSPWTPNPILTSAEDTFDGPGAEIGRECVNCGAHTTPLWRRDGTTYLCNACGICSKTNGISRPPTQRAKPKTSVPPVSTGGRRLGVRCANCSTTTTTLWRRNNNGEPVCNACGLYFKLHGVNRPMSMKKDGIQTRKRKPKNHANVNNNHGVSNAIHKPEIKSSLLACHR
- the LOC100124020 gene encoding putative mediator of RNA polymerase II transcription subunit 12 isoform X16, yielding MRLTPIEFFQFQDTMKENLQKQDVKLEWENHQQEEGSPHQEPQQQSPVESPRSVITSRRHVRTITATGIIETRVESAPNSPENGQTDLQQQQQQHIVQQQQQQSRSIKQENQEPPPPYTEEPHQQQYRIQMSHEHSPDDQQRVVEQKQQQHVIYATSNGQEMQVDGAETTEGTITLNVEERTRYETPAPDRVEVDGVTYVAYSESQLRARDAHVIAVQEHQQQQQQQQRQSVPPQRYSPHDQVPQDPQQHQQRYQTSPVASETYEAQSLVSQTPGNQQLSSPGQNYSPPLDVIRSGQQQQQHLVAYTDGASIKYSAEVSVAAENLKQSSTYTTLETVPLAPTPAVPYTTQYITTEAFQQVPTSYGYHKHPEIVLCPISSQARGGEIDHATNVYIKSDPTLTSSSLMRTSFQYEQPSSPSQINGYPGGCQFIKPTNDQYWAQSTGPSPPPGFDYAQGYGAVPISAAAVAAATDPNSIMFSGGSYVTNGPTSPWTPNPILTSAEDTFDGPGAEIGRECVNCGAHTTPLWRRDGTTYLCNACGICSKTNGISRPPTQRAKPKTSVPPVSTGGRRLGVRCANCSTTTTTLWRRNNNGEPVCNACGLYFKLHGVNRPMSMKKDGIQTRKRKPKNHANVNNNHGVSNAIHKPEIKSSLLACHR
- the LOC100124020 gene encoding putative mediator of RNA polymerase II transcription subunit 12 isoform X20 — protein: MKENLQKQDVKLEWENHQQEEGSPHQEPQQQSPVESPRSVITSRRHVRTITATGIIETRVESAPNSPENGQTDLQQQQQQHIVQQQQQQSRSIKQENQEPPPPYTEEPHQQQYRIQMSHEHSPDDQQRVVEQKQQQHVIYATSNGQEMQVDGAETTEGTITLNVEERTRYETPAPDRVEVDGVTYVAYSESQLRARDAHVIAVQEHQQQQQQQQRQSVPPQRYSPHDQVPQDPQQHQQRYQTSPVASETYEAQSLVSQTPGNQQLSSPGQNYSPPLDVIRSGQQQQQHLVAYTDGASIKYSAEVSVAAENLKQSSTYTTLETVPLAPTPAVPYTTQYITTEAFQQVPTSYGYHKHPEIVLCPISSQARGGEIDHATNVYIKSDPTLTSSSLMRTSFQYEQPSSPSQINGYPGGCQFIKPTNDQYWAQSTGPSPPPGFDYAQGYGAVPISAAAVAAATDPNSIMFSGGSYVTNGPTSPWTPNPILTSAEDTFDGPGAEIGRECVNCGAHTTPLWRRDGTTYLCNACGICSKTNGISRPPTQRAKPKTSVPPVSTGGRRLGVRCANCSTTTTTLWRRNNNGEPVCNACGLYFKLHGVNRPMSMKKDGIQTRKRKPKNHANVNNNHGVSNAIHKPEIKSSLLACHR
- the LOC100124020 gene encoding putative mediator of RNA polymerase II transcription subunit 12 isoform X18, coding for MKENLQKQDVKLEWENHQQEEGSPHQEPQQQSPVESPRSVITSRRHVRTITATGIIETRVESAPNSPENGQTDLQQQQQQHIVQQQQQQSRSIKQENQEPPPPYTEEPHQQQYRIQMSHEHSPDDQQRVVEQKQQQHVIYATSNGQEMQVDGAETTEGTITLNVEERTRYETPAPDRVEVDGVTYVAYSESQLRARDAHVIAVQEHQQQQQQQQRQSVPPQRYSPHDQVPQDPQQHQQRYQTSPVASETYEAQSLVSQTPGNQQLSSPGQNYSPPLDVIRSGQQQQQHLVAYTDGASIKYSAEVSVAAENLKQSSTYTTLETVPLAPTPAVPYTTQYITTEAFQQVPTSYGYHKHPEIVLCPISSQARGGEIDHATNVYIKSDPTLTSSSLMRTSFQYEQPSSPSQINGYPGGCQFIKPTNDQYWAQSTGPSPPPGFDYAQGYGAVPISAAAVAAATDPNSIMFSGGSYVTNGPTSPWTPNPILTSAEDTFDGPGAEIGRECVNCGAHTTPLWRRDGTTYLCNACGICSKTNGISRPPTQRAKPKTSVPPVSTGGRRLGVRCANCSTTTTTLWRRNNNGEPVCNACGLYFKLHGVNRPMSMKKDGIQTRKRKPKNHANVNNNHGVSNAIHKPEIKSSLLGESMRATVRTSN